One part of the Chryseobacterium mulctrae genome encodes these proteins:
- a CDS encoding alpha-2-macroglobulin family protein has translation MKFRFLFNIAFVFTLFSCLFFNGQTKFSDFKKEKTYIQTNHVFYKPGEEMFFKIFIVQAENNLPANQSRTVNVELIDPSGAVVKKNKYAIKKGHAEGAFSFSEDMKGGIYKIRAFTVWMLNEIGKNVFEKEITLQKIVSPRILMKLDFPKKGYGAGDEVLADFSMRSLNNLPIPFYEAYFTVSHEGEKITEGSLITDKEGKYLLKFKLPEVLKSSDALLNIKVNYDGFTESISRNIPIVLNHLDLKFMPEGGTFINGIEQNIAFKVLDEFEKPVDVVLEIYNQNHQKLTEVSAYNFGMGNFIFIPKKGEMYYSKVLKPENISKIYQLPIAKDEGIVFNVKKENQNVKLIFNSTSVRNVLINGNFREKEVFSKLLNLKQGLNFLEIPEKELPIGICRFTVIENNIPLAERIVFANENKQMKVKITPTKKNYLPREKVIVNIETTNENNQPIPANLSMSVVDDKLWTYADDKQNHILSWLLLDSELRGKIERPQFYFDKKEEKATKSLDLVMLTNGYRYFEMNPEVEKTGNYKYLPEKINPIYGIVEDENKKPVKAEVYLIENYTKIKKQVTSENGLFYFSDLDGIYQHDVIAKSLNPKQKVKIRMLSYKLNINPLIKQSLQNINVEEIIKEAEIKEEKKYSISKGIEGLLKTLPSVNSRKDTISKNAEIDEVVLVGYMPKKKGDMTISITNFNETPIVNVLNKLQGRLAGVDIMKGSGQPGSGSTIVVRGISTVSSNREPLYVIDGIPTTNNVFRALNKDEVNNITVLKDAERTSMYGSSGSNGVVLINTKNGKTSNIKFDITPETYFAVKNIPRDSLTIYGESYRYDGYRKFSYPVYKSTNTSYRHDYRETLYWNPIVETDKNGKAQVEFYQSDANSAFRIMTEGIAASGLIGRDETTYAAQSLISIDAKIPQYLTRTDQMTIPVVIKNNSSETKTLMMDVIVPNHIKLMKADSLITLKPLESGRLFVKMQTDKLISSNIQFTVKSGDFRETMILPLKVEEKGFPHRFSIVNNKPENTKINIPEYVNGSFEASYYVYENSALQMFEDIERLKREPYGCFEQLSSTVYPNVFILDYLKSTHKINSGTEYNVVRNMKKGFEKMLSYKNRDGGFSYFGDSESDVALSAFALLQFRDLKKYINVDAKLVQNLSSFILSKKNSNGLFEVRRNYESKAEYSEYSWSRNMYVLYALSKLGIKNEIQNTYEISLKRALATKDSYQLVLMANASSNLGKKEDYNQLLSILNEQYKNKDVKTKTTFTGSQGISANAETLSLYMMALQKNEKNNQLEIAKVADELINYNGYYGFGSTQATTVALEALSDFFAKNEKLFGIDKPEIKINNAKVLPNIMFSSAFRKGQNDLSVEYLCDKGLPYKLDYQYYTLGAPKSENIPLTLETKLKSETSKVGETNRMTVTVKNKINGDLPMITAKIGIPAGLTLQNALLKDMVDKKQVSYYEIFDNYLVLYWEHFNANETKTINLDLKVEFAGEYTGKASNVYLYYMPESKFWNEGIKTKIEP, from the coding sequence ATGAAATTCAGATTTTTATTCAATATAGCTTTTGTTTTTACTCTGTTTTCATGTCTTTTCTTTAATGGACAGACTAAATTCAGTGATTTTAAAAAAGAAAAAACTTACATACAGACCAACCATGTTTTTTATAAACCCGGAGAGGAAATGTTTTTCAAAATATTTATTGTTCAGGCTGAAAATAACCTTCCAGCCAATCAAAGCAGAACAGTGAATGTAGAATTGATCGATCCAAGTGGAGCAGTTGTAAAGAAAAACAAATATGCTATAAAAAAAGGCCACGCAGAAGGTGCTTTTAGTTTTTCTGAAGATATGAAAGGCGGAATTTACAAAATCAGAGCTTTTACAGTCTGGATGCTAAATGAAATCGGAAAAAATGTATTTGAAAAAGAAATTACGCTCCAAAAAATAGTTTCTCCGAGGATTTTAATGAAACTTGATTTCCCTAAAAAAGGTTATGGAGCAGGAGATGAAGTTTTGGCAGATTTCTCGATGAGAAGTTTAAACAATCTTCCGATTCCGTTTTATGAAGCCTATTTTACAGTAAGTCATGAAGGTGAAAAAATTACGGAAGGTTCATTGATTACCGATAAAGAAGGAAAATATTTATTAAAATTTAAACTTCCAGAAGTATTGAAATCTTCAGATGCTTTATTGAATATAAAAGTGAATTACGATGGTTTCACTGAATCCATTTCGAGAAATATTCCAATTGTTCTGAATCATCTGGATTTAAAATTTATGCCTGAAGGCGGAACTTTTATCAACGGAATCGAACAGAATATTGCTTTTAAAGTTTTAGATGAATTTGAAAAGCCTGTTGATGTTGTTTTAGAAATTTATAATCAGAATCATCAGAAATTGACTGAAGTTTCAGCCTATAATTTCGGAATGGGAAACTTTATTTTTATACCGAAAAAAGGTGAAATGTATTACTCAAAAGTTCTTAAGCCCGAAAATATCAGTAAAATATATCAACTTCCCATCGCAAAAGATGAGGGAATTGTTTTTAATGTTAAAAAAGAAAATCAGAATGTTAAGTTAATTTTCAATTCAACTTCTGTGAGAAACGTTTTAATCAACGGAAATTTCAGAGAAAAAGAAGTGTTTTCTAAATTATTAAACTTAAAGCAAGGTTTAAATTTTCTTGAGATTCCTGAAAAAGAACTTCCCATCGGTATTTGTAGATTCACGGTGATTGAAAATAATATTCCTTTAGCGGAAAGAATTGTATTTGCAAATGAAAATAAGCAGATGAAGGTGAAAATTACTCCAACAAAGAAAAATTATTTACCGAGAGAAAAAGTAATTGTCAATATTGAAACTACTAACGAAAACAACCAACCTATTCCCGCAAATCTTTCGATGAGCGTAGTCGATGATAAACTCTGGACGTATGCAGATGATAAGCAAAATCATATTCTTTCCTGGCTTTTATTGGATTCTGAACTGAGAGGAAAAATCGAAAGACCTCAGTTTTATTTCGATAAAAAAGAAGAAAAAGCGACAAAGAGTTTAGACTTAGTCATGTTGACCAATGGTTACCGATATTTTGAAATGAATCCTGAAGTTGAAAAAACAGGAAATTACAAATACCTTCCTGAAAAAATCAACCCAATTTACGGCATTGTAGAAGATGAGAATAAAAAGCCTGTAAAAGCAGAAGTGTATTTGATTGAAAATTACACTAAAATAAAAAAACAAGTTACTTCAGAAAACGGGTTGTTTTATTTCTCAGATTTAGATGGAATATATCAACATGATGTCATTGCAAAATCTTTAAACCCAAAACAAAAAGTGAAAATCAGAATGCTTTCTTATAAACTGAATATTAATCCTTTGATAAAGCAATCTTTACAAAATATAAATGTCGAGGAAATTATAAAAGAAGCGGAGATAAAAGAGGAAAAAAAGTACTCAATTTCAAAAGGAATTGAAGGATTGTTAAAAACTTTACCATCTGTGAATTCTAGGAAAGATACTATTTCCAAAAATGCTGAAATTGATGAGGTTGTCCTTGTTGGATATATGCCCAAAAAAAAGGGAGATATGACTATTTCTATAACAAACTTTAATGAAACTCCTATTGTTAACGTTTTGAATAAACTTCAAGGAAGACTTGCCGGAGTAGATATTATGAAAGGCTCTGGCCAACCGGGAAGCGGATCTACAATTGTAGTTAGAGGAATTAGTACAGTCAGTTCAAATCGGGAACCGCTTTATGTAATCGACGGAATTCCTACAACTAATAATGTTTTTAGAGCTCTAAATAAAGATGAAGTTAATAATATAACTGTTTTAAAAGATGCTGAGAGAACTTCAATGTACGGCAGTAGTGGTTCAAATGGTGTTGTTTTAATAAATACTAAAAATGGGAAAACTTCAAATATTAAATTCGACATCACCCCCGAAACTTATTTTGCTGTTAAAAATATTCCACGTGATAGTCTGACAATTTATGGTGAATCTTATCGTTATGATGGTTATAGAAAATTTTCCTATCCTGTTTATAAATCGACAAACACTTCTTACCGCCACGATTACCGAGAAACTTTATATTGGAATCCCATTGTAGAAACCGATAAAAACGGAAAAGCTCAAGTAGAATTTTATCAGTCTGATGCCAATTCTGCTTTCAGAATTATGACAGAAGGAATTGCTGCTTCAGGATTAATTGGAAGAGATGAAACAACCTATGCAGCACAAAGTTTAATTTCAATTGATGCAAAAATTCCACAATATTTAACAAGAACTGATCAAATGACGATTCCGGTAGTCATTAAAAATAATTCTTCGGAAACGAAAACGTTAATGATGGATGTCATTGTACCGAATCATATTAAGTTAATGAAAGCCGACAGTTTGATTACTTTAAAACCATTAGAATCCGGAAGATTATTTGTGAAAATGCAGACAGATAAATTAATCAGTTCTAATATTCAGTTTACCGTAAAGTCTGGAGATTTCAGAGAAACAATGATTTTACCGTTGAAAGTAGAAGAAAAAGGTTTTCCACATCGTTTTTCAATTGTCAATAACAAACCAGAAAACACGAAAATCAATATTCCGGAATATGTAAATGGCAGTTTTGAAGCATCTTATTATGTTTACGAAAACTCGGCATTGCAAATGTTTGAGGATATTGAAAGATTGAAACGAGAACCTTACGGATGTTTCGAGCAGCTTTCTTCGACAGTCTACCCGAATGTTTTTATTCTTGATTACTTAAAATCTACCCATAAAATTAACTCTGGAACAGAATATAATGTTGTTCGAAATATGAAAAAGGGATTCGAAAAAATGTTGTCTTACAAAAATAGAGACGGCGGATTTTCTTATTTTGGTGATAGTGAATCTGATGTTGCATTGTCCGCTTTCGCTTTACTTCAGTTCAGGGATTTAAAGAAATATATAAATGTAGATGCGAAATTGGTTCAGAATCTTTCTTCATTTATTCTGTCGAAGAAAAATTCTAACGGACTCTTTGAGGTAAGAAGAAATTATGAATCGAAAGCAGAATATTCAGAATATTCATGGTCCAGAAATATGTATGTTTTGTATGCTTTGTCTAAACTTGGTATTAAAAATGAAATTCAGAATACTTACGAAATCAGCCTAAAAAGAGCTTTGGCCACAAAAGATTCTTATCAGTTGGTGTTAATGGCAAATGCATCTTCAAATCTTGGGAAAAAGGAAGATTACAATCAATTACTTTCTATTTTAAACGAACAGTACAAAAATAAAGATGTAAAAACCAAAACCACATTTACAGGTTCACAAGGAATTTCAGCCAATGCAGAAACACTTTCCTTGTACATGATGGCTTTACAAAAAAATGAAAAAAATAATCAGTTGGAAATTGCAAAAGTTGCAGATGAATTGATTAATTACAACGGATATTACGGATTTGGTTCAACACAAGCTACAACAGTTGCTTTAGAAGCATTATCAGATTTCTTCGCTAAAAATGAAAAATTATTTGGAATTGATAAACCGGAAATTAAAATCAATAATGCCAAAGTATTACCAAATATTATGTTTTCTTCAGCTTTCAGGAAAGGTCAAAACGACTTGAGCGTTGAATATTTATGTGACAAAGGTTTACCTTATAAATTAGATTACCAATATTACACTTTGGGAGCTCCAAAAAGTGAAAATATTCCTCTGACTTTAGAAACAAAACTAAAATCTGAAACTTCAAAAGTAGGTGAGACCAACAGAATGACGGTAACTGTAAAAAATAAAATTAACGGAGATTTACCTATGATCACAGCTAAAATCGGAATTCCTGCCGGATTGACTTTACAAAATGCATTGTTGAAAGATATGGTTGATAAGAAGCAGGTTTCTTATTATGAAATATTTGATAATTATTTGGTTTTATATTGGGAACATTTTAATGCCAATGAAACAAAAACCATTAATCTCGATTTAAAAGTAGAATTTGCTGGAGAATATACAGGAAAAGCAAGTAATGTTTATCTTTATTATATGCCGGAATCTAAGTTTTGGAATGAAGGAATTAAAACTAAAATAGAACCTTAA
- a CDS encoding GbsR/MarR family transcriptional regulator, which yields MQLSEAKEKYIQTWGTFATSWGINRTMAQVHALLLANGKPLSTDEVMEMLEISRGNANMNLRALMDWGIVKKEFIKGDRKEYFIAEKDVWFLFKQITKERRKREIEPVVAFLDELKNIDDNDSEEAKEFIKLMDDFSNVTSKINNIMDLAIKSDDHWLVGKITNLLK from the coding sequence ATGCAACTTTCAGAAGCTAAAGAAAAATATATTCAAACTTGGGGAACATTTGCGACGAGTTGGGGAATCAATCGTACAATGGCACAGGTTCATGCTTTACTTTTGGCCAACGGAAAACCGCTTTCTACCGATGAGGTAATGGAAATGCTTGAAATTTCGAGAGGAAATGCCAATATGAATCTTCGTGCGTTGATGGATTGGGGCATTGTAAAGAAAGAGTTCATTAAAGGTGATCGTAAAGAATATTTTATCGCTGAAAAAGATGTCTGGTTTTTATTTAAACAAATTACAAAAGAGCGTAGGAAAAGAGAAATAGAACCGGTTGTAGCTTTTTTAGATGAACTAAAAAATATCGATGACAACGATTCTGAAGAAGCTAAAGAATTTATCAAATTGATGGATGATTTTAGCAATGTAACGAGTAAAATAAACAATATTATGGATCTTGCGATAAAAAGTGATGATCATTGGTTGGTCGGAAAGATTACCAACTTATTAAAATAA
- a CDS encoding thiol-disulfide oxidoreductase DCC family protein, which produces MKTLQNHTLIYDNECPICNIYSKGFIKSGMLNESGREAFTELSFKNKNLIDFNRAKNEIALVDHNKNKVIYGLDSLLLIIGNSFPKLEKIARIQPLYWFFKKLYSFVSYNRKQIIPSKNDDIKNSCVPDFNLKYRLIYIGFVALFSGLVLGIFSSNLGLNLNQNFARELIICLGQIVWQTLFLRMYLKEKNWDYLGNMMTVSLIGTLLLVPVLFINSSPFFNLSYFGIVVFIMFLEHIRRCRILKLNLLPTISWMLFRLTALAIIIWLNF; this is translated from the coding sequence ATGAAAACCCTGCAAAATCACACCCTGATCTACGACAACGAATGTCCGATTTGTAATATCTATTCTAAAGGTTTTATAAAATCCGGAATGTTGAATGAAAGTGGAAGAGAAGCCTTTACTGAACTAAGTTTTAAGAATAAAAACCTCATCGATTTCAACCGTGCAAAAAATGAAATAGCTTTAGTTGATCACAACAAAAATAAGGTAATTTATGGTTTAGACAGTTTGCTTTTGATTATCGGAAACTCGTTTCCAAAATTAGAGAAAATTGCAAGAATACAACCTTTGTATTGGTTTTTCAAAAAGCTGTATTCATTCGTTTCTTACAACAGAAAACAGATTATTCCATCAAAAAATGATGATATCAAGAATTCTTGCGTTCCAGATTTCAACTTGAAATATAGATTGATTTATATAGGTTTTGTTGCTCTTTTTTCGGGATTGGTTTTGGGTATTTTTAGTTCTAACTTAGGCTTAAATTTAAATCAGAATTTCGCCAGAGAATTAATCATTTGCTTAGGGCAAATTGTTTGGCAAACTTTATTTTTAAGAATGTATTTAAAGGAGAAAAATTGGGATTATCTCGGAAATATGATGACGGTTTCCTTAATCGGAACCTTGCTTTTAGTTCCTGTTTTATTCATCAATTCAAGTCCTTTTTTCAATCTTAGTTATTTTGGAATTGTAGTTTTCATCATGTTTTTAGAACACATCAGAAGATGCAGAATTTTAAAATTAAATCTTCTTCCTACAATATCTTGGATGCTTTTCAGATTGACAGCTTTGGCAATCATTATTTGGTTAAATTTCTAA
- a CDS encoding fatty acid desaturase: MAFISLFLAYKGYYWAALPFSGFYFLTALRQVHNGFHNSLGTGKFLTWLSMYLNSILMMASIHAVKFNHIRHHKFCLSEEDYEGKSASMKWYEAILYGPKHMFLIHWMTFKLANKDYKKNMFLELISIAVFVFIAFYFQIDFLIYHVLIMFFGEFLMAFFAVWTVHHDTHETPNIARTQRGFWKNKLTFSMFYHMEHHLFPAVPTIKLPELAARIDNVLPELNKKQTF; this comes from the coding sequence ATGGCTTTTATATCTCTATTCTTAGCTTACAAAGGATATTACTGGGCAGCGCTTCCGTTTTCTGGATTCTATTTTTTGACTGCCTTAAGACAGGTTCACAACGGATTTCACAATTCTTTAGGAACCGGTAAATTTCTCACTTGGCTTTCAATGTATCTCAACAGTATTTTGATGATGGCATCTATTCATGCTGTGAAATTTAATCATATCAGACATCATAAATTTTGTCTTTCCGAAGAAGATTATGAAGGAAAATCGGCTTCAATGAAATGGTATGAAGCCATTTTATACGGACCGAAACATATGTTCTTAATTCATTGGATGACTTTTAAATTAGCCAATAAAGACTACAAAAAGAATATGTTTTTAGAATTGATTTCGATTGCTGTTTTTGTTTTCATTGCTTTTTATTTCCAGATTGATTTTTTAATATATCATGTTTTAATTATGTTTTTTGGTGAATTTTTAATGGCATTTTTTGCAGTTTGGACGGTTCATCACGACACCCACGAAACTCCAAACATTGCAAGAACCCAACGAGGATTTTGGAAAAATAAATTGACCTTCAGCATGTTTTATCACATGGAACACCACCTTTTTCCCGCAGTTCCTACCATAAAATTACCTGAATTAGCAGCAAGAATCGATAACGTTTTGCCGGAACTAAATAAGAAGCAAACATTTTAA
- a CDS encoding SRPBCC family protein → MSTIHLTTIIKSDIHNVYDLSRDIDLHQKSTSKTNEKAIAGRTSGMIELNETVTWRAKHLGFYQTHTSKIVDMKKPYQFTDVMLKGRFKSFKHQHIFREDGKNTIMTDILEFESPFGIIGQLFNYFFLKNYMKKFLVKRNEMIKNAAENNKINT, encoded by the coding sequence ATGTCTACAATCCATTTAACAACAATCATCAAATCAGATATCCACAACGTTTACGATTTGTCAAGAGATATTGATTTGCATCAAAAATCAACTTCAAAAACCAATGAAAAAGCAATTGCGGGAAGAACTTCAGGAATGATTGAACTCAATGAAACGGTAACCTGGAGAGCAAAGCATTTAGGATTTTACCAAACCCATACTTCAAAAATTGTAGATATGAAGAAGCCTTATCAATTCACAGATGTTATGTTGAAAGGAAGATTTAAATCTTTTAAACATCAGCATATTTTCAGAGAAGATGGCAAAAACACGATAATGACAGATATCTTAGAGTTCGAATCACCTTTTGGAATTATCGGTCAATTGTTCAATTATTTTTTTCTGAAAAATTATATGAAAAAATTTTTAGTAAAAAGAAATGAGATGATTAAAAATGCAGCAGAAAATAATAAAATAAACACTTAG
- a CDS encoding YqjF family protein, whose amino-acid sequence MKFLKAEWRKLAIINYEINPDILLKYLPKGTELDFYQGKCYVSLVGFMFLNTKLLGLSIPFYRNFEEVNLRFYVKKKEGHEWKRGVVFIKEIVPKYALSVIANSVYKENYKTLKMKNHIKFTDDDLIVKYSWKDKEWHSMQITAENKSRTMEDDSEFEFITEHYWGFTKKDDKTSEYEVCHPKWEWYMVKNYQLEVDFKKVYGKDFECLNHQKPISVMLAEGSEIEVRMKKYLVQK is encoded by the coding sequence ATGAAATTTTTAAAAGCCGAATGGCGAAAGTTAGCCATCATCAACTACGAAATTAATCCCGATATATTATTAAAATATCTTCCAAAAGGAACAGAATTAGACTTCTACCAAGGGAAATGTTATGTAAGTTTGGTTGGATTTATGTTTTTAAATACCAAATTATTGGGACTTTCAATTCCTTTTTATCGAAACTTTGAAGAAGTGAATTTAAGATTTTATGTTAAGAAAAAAGAAGGACACGAATGGAAACGGGGAGTAGTTTTCATCAAAGAGATTGTTCCGAAATATGCATTAAGTGTAATCGCAAATTCCGTCTATAAAGAGAATTATAAAACTTTAAAAATGAAAAATCATATCAAATTTACTGATGACGATTTGATTGTAAAATACTCATGGAAAGATAAAGAGTGGCATTCTATGCAGATTACGGCCGAAAATAAATCTAGAACGATGGAAGATGATTCTGAATTTGAGTTTATCACAGAGCATTATTGGGGTTTCACGAAAAAAGATGATAAAACCTCAGAATACGAAGTTTGCCATCCAAAATGGGAGTGGTATATGGTGAAAAATTACCAGCTTGAAGTTGATTTTAAAAAAGTCTACGGAAAAGATTTTGAATGTTTAAATCATCAGAAACCAATCTCTGTAATGCTTGCAGAAGGCTCTGAAATCGAAGTGAGAATGAAGAAATATTTGGTGCAAAAGTAA
- a CDS encoding TIGR01777 family oxidoreductase, giving the protein MKIIIAAGTGFLGKNLEKYFTEKGNQVYILTRNPKRKNEILWDAKTLGEWKNLLENSDVLINLAGKSVDCRYTDKNKQEIYDSRINSTKVLQQAVDNCIHKPKIWLNASSATIYVHSETHLNTEEKGIIGDDFSMNICKSWEKEFFKTENEETRKVALRTSIVLGNNGGAFTKLKLITKLGLGGKQGRGNQNVSWIHINDFCKAVEYIIENKNLSGEINITAPNPLSNEEFMRKLRKEMKIPLGLNAAALQLEIASILLKTETELLLKSRNVYPEKLMNNGFKFTYPNVEIAFKDLV; this is encoded by the coding sequence ATGAAAATAATCATCGCTGCCGGAACCGGTTTCCTCGGAAAAAATCTCGAAAAATATTTTACCGAAAAAGGAAATCAAGTGTATATTTTAACGAGAAATCCAAAACGAAAAAACGAAATTTTGTGGGATGCAAAAACATTAGGTGAATGGAAAAATTTGCTTGAAAATTCAGATGTTTTAATCAATCTGGCGGGAAAATCTGTCGATTGTCGATATACAGACAAAAACAAACAGGAAATTTACGACTCAAGAATTAATAGCACAAAAGTACTTCAGCAAGCGGTTGATAACTGTATCCACAAACCAAAAATATGGTTGAATGCAAGTTCGGCAACAATTTATGTTCATTCAGAAACACATTTAAATACAGAAGAAAAAGGGATAATCGGCGATGATTTTTCGATGAACATCTGTAAAAGCTGGGAAAAAGAATTTTTTAAAACTGAAAATGAAGAAACTAGAAAAGTTGCATTAAGAACATCGATTGTTTTAGGAAATAATGGGGGAGCTTTTACCAAATTAAAATTGATTACAAAATTGGGTTTGGGCGGAAAACAAGGAAGAGGAAACCAAAATGTAAGCTGGATTCATATTAATGATTTTTGCAAAGCTGTAGAATATATTATTGAGAATAAAAATCTTTCAGGAGAAATTAATATAACTGCTCCAAATCCTTTGTCTAATGAAGAATTTATGCGAAAATTAAGAAAAGAAATGAAAATTCCATTGGGTTTAAACGCTGCAGCTTTGCAACTGGAAATCGCTTCCATATTATTAAAAACAGAAACCGAATTATTATTAAAAAGCCGAAACGTTTATCCTGAAAAATTAATGAATAACGGTTTTAAATTTACTTATCCAAATGTTGAAATTGCATTTAAAGATTTGGTTTAG
- a CDS encoding alpha-L-fucosidase, producing the protein MLSKKTKTLFFSSLLISSTFFSQAHNVSEGYQKPTDPMVIQNLENWQDLKFGLFMHWGTYSQWGIVESWSLCPEDESWTQRKPEHGKSYNEYVENYKNLQKTFNPTKFNPQKWADATKKAGMKYVVFTTKHHDGFAMFDTQQSDYKITSSKTPFSKNPKADVTKEIFNTFRNDGFKIGAYFSKPDWHSDDYWWSYFPPKDRNVNYDPKKYPERWNSFKNFTFNQLNEITSNYGKVDILWLDGGWVRPFHTIDPNVEWQRTIKVEQDIDMDKIGTMARKNQPGIIVVDRTVPGKWENYVTPEQAVPEKPLTIPWESCITMGDSFSYVPNDNYKSSQKIIETLVKIISRGGNYLMNIAPGPNGDYDAIVYERLKEISAWMNDNQSAVFATRAIAPYHDENFYYTQSKDGKTVNVFHLDEKTNYESPETLSFAIPENFKPKSVKILGLKNKIQWKKTGNSIELVLPKERTQLKYSTVIQITQ; encoded by the coding sequence ATGTTAAGTAAAAAAACTAAAACACTATTTTTCTCATCATTACTCATATCATCTACTTTTTTTTCACAAGCGCACAATGTTTCGGAAGGTTATCAAAAACCTACAGATCCGATGGTCATTCAAAATCTTGAAAATTGGCAGGATCTTAAATTCGGACTCTTCATGCATTGGGGAACGTACAGCCAATGGGGAATTGTCGAAAGTTGGAGTCTTTGTCCCGAAGATGAATCCTGGACTCAAAGAAAACCTGAACACGGAAAATCTTACAATGAATATGTAGAAAACTACAAAAACCTTCAGAAAACTTTTAATCCGACGAAATTCAATCCTCAGAAATGGGCAGATGCAACAAAAAAAGCGGGAATGAAATATGTGGTTTTCACAACAAAACATCACGATGGTTTTGCGATGTTTGATACGCAACAGTCTGATTATAAGATTACTTCTTCAAAAACTCCTTTCTCTAAAAATCCAAAAGCGGATGTGACAAAGGAAATTTTCAATACATTTCGAAATGACGGCTTCAAAATCGGAGCCTATTTTTCAAAACCCGATTGGCATTCCGATGATTATTGGTGGTCGTATTTTCCGCCAAAAGACAGAAATGTAAATTACGATCCGAAAAAGTATCCTGAAAGATGGAACAGTTTTAAAAATTTCACTTTTAACCAGTTAAATGAAATCACTTCAAACTATGGTAAAGTAGATATTCTTTGGTTAGATGGAGGTTGGGTTCGTCCGTTTCACACCATAGATCCAAATGTTGAATGGCAAAGAACGATCAAAGTTGAACAGGATATTGACATGGATAAAATCGGAACAATGGCTCGAAAAAATCAACCCGGAATTATCGTTGTAGACCGTACTGTTCCTGGAAAATGGGAAAATTATGTAACTCCCGAACAAGCCGTTCCCGAAAAACCTCTTACAATTCCTTGGGAGAGCTGCATTACGATGGGTGATTCATTTTCATATGTTCCCAATGACAATTACAAATCGTCTCAAAAAATCATTGAAACTTTGGTTAAAATAATTTCACGAGGTGGAAATTACCTGATGAATATTGCTCCCGGACCAAACGGAGATTATGATGCGATCGTTTATGAAAGATTAAAAGAGATCTCAGCTTGGATGAATGACAATCAATCTGCAGTTTTTGCAACAAGAGCTATTGCGCCTTATCATGATGAGAATTTTTATTATACTCAAAGTAAAGACGGCAAAACTGTGAATGTTTTCCATTTGGATGAAAAAACAAATTATGAATCTCCGGAGACATTAAGCTTTGCAATTCCTGAAAATTTTAAACCTAAGTCAGTGAAAATTTTAGGTTTAAAAAATAAAATTCAATGGAAAAAAACAGGCAATTCAATTGAACTCGTCTTACCAAAAGAAAGAACTCAATTAAAATATTCAACCGTAATTCAAATTACACAATAG